A stretch of Chitinophaga caeni DNA encodes these proteins:
- a CDS encoding FecR family protein: MDIDQIKQILERYKQGKCSVEEREVIEQWFDSINRNANAIIEDDFLQEQLDEVQDRLQEQIHPRQLKSIRSSRWRWLSVAAVLILSLGVIYSLYTNKASTHQGLADAGHPKLNKIVKDGFVEITTARGASERIVLSDGSTISLNASSKLRYPVDFGPSARNIFLDEGEAFFKVATDQKRPFTVFSGELSTTALGTSFNIRAYPHEHKITVALLTGKVKVDQKNVQQENAGQVILLPSELLSFDRNSLQMVKSNFSQPDEIVGWKHGYLVFKDASLGEIITEIENRYDVKVINESGKEDWSYTGSFKDESLQDVIETICLTKNIDYMIKNDTIILTSKN, from the coding sequence GTGGATATTGACCAAATTAAACAAATCCTGGAACGCTATAAGCAAGGAAAATGCTCCGTAGAAGAGCGGGAAGTGATAGAACAATGGTTCGATAGCATCAATAGGAATGCTAATGCAATTATCGAAGATGACTTTTTACAGGAGCAGCTCGATGAAGTACAGGACCGATTGCAGGAGCAAATTCATCCTAGGCAACTAAAAAGCATCCGCTCATCCCGGTGGCGATGGCTGAGTGTTGCAGCGGTATTAATACTCTCCCTTGGAGTCATTTACTCTTTATATACAAATAAAGCCTCTACCCATCAAGGTTTAGCAGATGCGGGCCATCCCAAGCTTAACAAGATCGTTAAGGATGGTTTCGTAGAAATAACTACCGCGCGTGGCGCCAGTGAAAGGATCGTATTATCTGACGGAAGTACCATTTCCCTGAATGCTTCCAGCAAATTGCGATACCCGGTTGATTTCGGTCCGTCCGCGAGGAACATTTTCCTGGATGAAGGGGAGGCTTTTTTTAAAGTAGCGACCGATCAAAAACGGCCATTCACAGTCTTTTCGGGTGAACTATCTACCACGGCGCTCGGCACTTCTTTTAATATCAGGGCATATCCGCATGAACATAAAATAACAGTCGCTTTATTAACAGGTAAAGTAAAGGTAGATCAAAAGAATGTACAGCAAGAAAATGCCGGGCAGGTAATACTATTGCCCAGCGAGTTGTTGAGCTTTGACCGCAATTCCTTGCAAATGGTAAAATCTAATTTTTCTCAGCCGGATGAAATCGTCGGTTGGAAGCACGGCTACCTGGTATTTAAAGATGCCAGCCTGGGCGAAATTATCACCGAAATTGAAAATCGATACGATGTGAAAGTCATCAACGAAAGCGGCAAAGAAGATTGGAGTTATACGGGTTCATTTAAAGACGAAAGCTTGCAAGATGTCATCGAGACGATCTGCTTGACTAAAAATATTGATTATATGATCAAGAATGACACAATAATTCTAACAAGTAAAAATTAA
- a CDS encoding M1 family metallopeptidase — translation MMKQIFCTAAVLFLALLAKAQHDNNPGSNHGNKFEQLGTMMHDPNMYRSASGAPGPKYWQQRADYDINVELDDANQKLTGSETVTYYNNSPDPLTYLWLQLDENEHNPKSDNNSFDGSSMSDRMNMRSLSNLLTKHDELGVNIVKVADAGNGKELPYTINQTMMRIDLPKALMPGEKIRFKVDWWYNISDRMTVGGRGGYEYFPEDGNYLYTITQWYPRMAVYSDFQGWQNKQFTGRGEFALTFGNFNVKMTVPADHVVGGTGLCQNYKEVLSPAQYQRWQQAQSAKEPIEVVTLDEAKSAMKGKASAKKTWVYKAENVRDFAWVSSRRLVWDAMATNIEGKKVMAMSYYGQEAYPLYRKYSTKVVAHTLKVYSKHTIAYPYPSAISVEAANGMEYPMICFNYGRAEKDGTYSESTKYGMIGVIIHEVGHNFFPMIVNSDERQWTWMDEGLNTFCQFLAEQEWDNNYPSRRGPADKIVDYMKLPKDQLEPIMTNSENIVNFGPNAYAKPATALNILRETVMGRELFDFAFKEYARRWAFKHPTPEDLFRTMEDASAVDLDWFWRGWFYGTDPVDISLDDVKWFRVDSKNPEVENKFDKAAAEKDAEHISKTRNRAAGIKFAVEQDTSLLDFYNKWDRYAVSPSDKEAYNKMLSTLTPEERKLYEGKVNFYELSFSNVGGLVMPIIIEWTYADGTKEVERISAYIWRKNEQKVTKVFAKDKEVVAVQLDPYRETADIDEANNAWPRHAEPSRFELFKMNRAARGASTGGNPMQKARASK, via the coding sequence ATGATGAAGCAAATTTTTTGCACGGCGGCGGTTTTATTCCTAGCCCTGCTGGCAAAAGCACAACATGACAATAACCCCGGCTCAAACCATGGGAATAAGTTTGAGCAACTGGGAACGATGATGCATGACCCGAACATGTATCGCTCGGCTTCCGGCGCCCCGGGACCGAAGTACTGGCAACAAAGGGCAGATTATGACATCAACGTGGAGTTGGATGATGCCAATCAAAAATTAACGGGTTCAGAAACCGTTACTTATTATAACAATTCCCCCGATCCTTTAACATATCTCTGGTTGCAGCTTGATGAAAACGAGCATAACCCGAAAAGTGATAACAATAGTTTTGACGGCAGCTCCATGTCTGATAGGATGAATATGCGTAGCTTATCGAATTTGCTGACAAAGCACGATGAGCTGGGTGTCAACATCGTGAAGGTAGCGGATGCCGGCAATGGTAAAGAACTCCCTTACACCATCAACCAAACCATGATGCGTATCGACTTGCCGAAGGCTTTGATGCCCGGGGAGAAAATCCGCTTTAAAGTAGATTGGTGGTATAATATCAGCGATCGCATGACTGTTGGTGGCCGCGGGGGGTATGAGTATTTCCCGGAAGATGGCAACTATTTATATACCATCACCCAATGGTATCCGAGGATGGCAGTATATTCTGACTTCCAAGGTTGGCAAAACAAGCAATTCACGGGTCGCGGGGAGTTCGCGTTGACCTTTGGGAATTTTAACGTGAAGATGACCGTGCCGGCAGATCATGTTGTAGGCGGTACCGGCCTTTGCCAAAACTATAAAGAAGTGTTGAGCCCTGCGCAATACCAACGTTGGCAACAAGCGCAATCAGCGAAAGAACCTATTGAAGTGGTGACTTTAGATGAAGCGAAAAGCGCGATGAAAGGGAAAGCATCTGCCAAGAAAACCTGGGTCTATAAAGCAGAAAATGTTCGTGACTTCGCCTGGGTATCTTCCCGCCGTTTGGTTTGGGACGCTATGGCTACCAATATCGAGGGTAAGAAAGTAATGGCAATGAGTTATTATGGCCAGGAAGCTTATCCATTATATAGAAAATATTCTACCAAGGTGGTAGCGCATACCTTGAAAGTTTATAGCAAGCATACCATCGCTTACCCATATCCTTCTGCCATCTCGGTGGAAGCAGCCAACGGGATGGAATACCCGATGATCTGTTTCAACTATGGCCGTGCTGAAAAAGACGGTACTTACAGTGAAAGTACCAAATACGGTATGATCGGGGTAATCATCCATGAAGTTGGGCATAACTTCTTCCCGATGATCGTGAACAGCGATGAAAGGCAATGGACTTGGATGGATGAAGGCTTGAATACTTTCTGCCAATTTTTAGCGGAACAAGAATGGGATAATAATTATCCTTCCCGCCGTGGTCCGGCCGACAAAATTGTGGATTACATGAAGTTGCCGAAAGATCAGTTGGAACCGATCATGACCAATTCTGAGAACATCGTAAACTTCGGTCCCAATGCTTACGCGAAACCGGCTACCGCATTGAATATCTTACGTGAAACCGTAATGGGACGCGAGCTGTTCGATTTCGCATTCAAAGAATATGCACGTCGCTGGGCATTCAAGCATCCAACGCCTGAAGATTTGTTCAGGACAATGGAAGATGCCTCTGCGGTAGATTTAGATTGGTTCTGGCGCGGTTGGTTCTATGGTACTGACCCTGTAGATATTTCTTTAGATGATGTTAAATGGTTCCGTGTAGATTCGAAGAACCCTGAGGTAGAAAATAAATTTGACAAGGCCGCGGCAGAAAAAGATGCGGAACATATCAGCAAAACCCGCAACAGGGCTGCCGGTATTAAATTCGCTGTTGAACAGGATACCAGCTTATTGGATTTCTATAATAAATGGGATCGCTACGCCGTAAGTCCATCAGATAAGGAAGCCTATAACAAGATGTTATCTACCTTAACTCCCGAAGAGCGTAAGTTGTACGAGGGTAAGGTTAACTTCTACGAATTATCGTTCAGTAACGTAGGTGGTTTGGTGATGCCGATCATCATTGAATGGACTTATGCAGATGGTACCAAGGAAGTAGAACGCATCTCTGCATATATCTGGAGAAAGAACGAACAGAAAGTAACGAAAGTGTTTGCGAAAGATAAGGAGGTGGTAGCTGTGCAGCTCGACCCTTACCGTGAAACCGCTGATATTGATGAAGCGAACAATGCTTGGCCGCGCCATGCGGAACCTTCAAGGTTCGAGTTGTTCAAGATGAATAGGGCCGCCAGGGGCGCCTCTACAGGCGGTAACCCGATGCAGAAAGCACGGGCTTCGAAATAG
- a CDS encoding LacI family DNA-binding transcriptional regulator, translating into MKGVSIKDIAKQAGVSPTTVSFVLNGKAKEKRISEQVSKKILKIASKLKYKPNQLARGLRTGKTKTIGLIVEDIANLFFANVAKIVEEEADKYGYKVLYGSTEDNVDKAKGLMEVLEYRQVDGYIITPTAQMEKEIEALRHARKPMVLLDRYIPNVPTNYVMVNNFQGAYDAANHLLNRGYTKIGLVTIASDQIQMKERIDGFSAAMKAANAAFPKKMIKKISFHISKEESIREIKNFVESNPQMEGIFFATNYLGIYGLEALKEMGVAIGKDLAFISFDDHDLFRLYTPGITCIAQPIHDIARNVIQVLMNELNNNKKEVNQIILPAQLVVRDSCLLKS; encoded by the coding sequence ATGAAAGGAGTATCCATCAAAGATATCGCTAAGCAGGCTGGAGTGTCGCCTACCACAGTATCGTTCGTATTGAATGGTAAAGCCAAAGAAAAACGCATCAGCGAACAGGTTAGTAAGAAAATATTGAAAATAGCCAGCAAGCTGAAGTATAAACCCAACCAGTTGGCACGCGGCCTACGTACCGGGAAAACTAAGACGATCGGTTTAATTGTTGAAGACATTGCCAACCTATTCTTCGCAAATGTAGCTAAAATAGTAGAAGAGGAAGCGGATAAATACGGCTACAAGGTTCTTTACGGCAGTACGGAAGATAACGTGGATAAGGCTAAAGGGCTTATGGAGGTACTGGAGTACCGGCAGGTAGATGGTTATATTATCACCCCTACCGCGCAAATGGAAAAGGAAATTGAAGCCTTGAGACATGCCCGCAAACCGATGGTATTGCTCGATAGATACATCCCTAACGTGCCCACCAATTACGTGATGGTTAATAACTTCCAGGGGGCTTACGATGCGGCCAACCATTTACTCAACAGGGGTTATACCAAGATTGGCCTCGTAACCATCGCTTCGGATCAAATCCAGATGAAAGAAAGGATCGATGGCTTCTCCGCTGCCATGAAAGCGGCCAATGCCGCCTTTCCAAAGAAAATGATCAAGAAAATTTCATTCCATATCTCCAAGGAAGAATCCATCCGGGAAATAAAAAATTTCGTGGAAAGTAACCCGCAAATGGAAGGGATCTTCTTCGCTACCAACTATCTCGGCATTTACGGTTTGGAAGCGCTCAAGGAGATGGGTGTGGCCATCGGCAAAGACTTAGCCTTTATCAGTTTCGATGACCACGACCTGTTCCGGTTATACACGCCCGGCATCACTTGTATCGCGCAACCGATACACGATATTGCCAGGAACGTGATACAGGTATTAATGAATGAATTGAATAACAATAAGAAAGAAGTCAACCAAATCATCCTTCCCGCGCAGTTGGTTGTCCGGGATTCCTGCTTACTAAAATCTTAA
- a CDS encoding RNA polymerase sigma factor, which translates to MLSNYSDEQLLLLLKDDHIPAFNTIYERYSRQVYLYILSKVDTNDTAKDILQEVFTSLWERRRFAKIDSLKAYLYQGVRHKIIDIYRKEANYRKYLQQLIEHFDAHPHVITDHYDIKLKAQEVLEAINHLPAKMKEVFMLSRFENMSIEQIADKLNLSPQTVKNQISKALKVLRTHYQSDMLMMIALGSLLYQHY; encoded by the coding sequence ATGTTAAGTAACTACTCGGACGAGCAATTGTTATTGTTACTCAAGGACGATCATATACCTGCATTTAATACAATTTATGAGCGGTATAGCCGCCAGGTGTACTTGTATATTTTAAGTAAGGTAGATACTAATGATACTGCGAAAGATATATTACAGGAAGTATTTACCAGTCTTTGGGAAAGGAGAAGGTTTGCAAAAATAGATTCCTTAAAAGCGTATTTATACCAAGGAGTACGGCATAAAATTATCGATATATACCGTAAAGAAGCCAATTATAGGAAGTACTTGCAACAATTGATAGAACACTTTGATGCACATCCGCATGTCATTACCGATCATTACGATATAAAATTAAAAGCCCAGGAGGTACTGGAAGCTATCAATCACCTTCCTGCAAAAATGAAAGAGGTCTTCATGTTGAGCCGCTTTGAAAATATGAGTATCGAGCAGATTGCCGATAAATTAAACTTATCACCCCAAACAGTTAAAAACCAAATCAGTAAAGCGCTCAAGGTTTTAAGAACACATTATCAATCCGATATGCTGATGATGATCGCGTTAGGATCATTGTTATACCAGCATTATTAA
- a CDS encoding AraC family transcriptional regulator, which yields MKPILIKVGAFADNQITIIERCDPHFNTPFHFHPECELVYVTESSGKRIVGDSIESFDVGDMVFLGPNIPHVWYNDERYYKAAEDLRARSVVIYFPKDIFGDKFYGLHETKALTELFHRAQRGMKIIGDTHERLKDEILALPKKEGLERIIALLQILKTLSETKDCYYLASTGYSHAFNLKDNHKIDEVFKFVMNNFSREISLQDVANITNLSPQSFCRFFKNRTQKSFVQFLNEVRIGHACKRLTEEDWSIAEIAYSCGFKNLSNFNRFFKEIVGKTPKEYKNELRMQIN from the coding sequence ATGAAGCCCATTCTCATTAAGGTGGGGGCCTTTGCCGACAACCAAATTACTATTATTGAAAGATGCGACCCGCATTTCAATACCCCGTTTCACTTCCACCCGGAATGTGAACTGGTATATGTTACCGAAAGTTCCGGTAAAAGAATTGTAGGGGATAGCATAGAAAGTTTTGATGTTGGAGATATGGTGTTTCTCGGGCCCAACATACCGCATGTTTGGTATAACGATGAAAGATATTACAAGGCTGCCGAAGACTTGAGGGCTAGATCCGTCGTAATTTATTTCCCCAAGGATATTTTCGGTGATAAATTTTACGGTCTGCATGAAACAAAAGCCCTGACCGAATTATTTCACCGCGCCCAAAGGGGTATGAAAATTATCGGTGACACGCATGAACGTTTGAAAGATGAAATTCTCGCGCTCCCCAAGAAAGAAGGTTTGGAAAGAATCATCGCTTTATTGCAGATACTGAAAACTTTGTCGGAAACGAAAGATTGCTATTACCTGGCTAGCACCGGCTATTCGCATGCCTTTAACTTGAAGGATAACCATAAGATCGACGAGGTATTTAAATTCGTGATGAATAACTTCTCCCGCGAAATTTCTTTGCAAGATGTTGCTAATATTACCAACTTATCACCGCAATCTTTTTGCCGTTTCTTTAAAAACAGGACACAGAAATCTTTCGTCCAGTTTTTAAACGAGGTGCGTATTGGTCATGCCTGCAAACGATTGACAGAAGAAGATTGGTCGATCGCTGAAATCGCTTACTCTTGCGGGTTTAAAAACCTGTCCAACTTTAACCGTTTCTTTAAAGAGATCGTTGGCAAAACCCCGAAAGAATACAAGAATGAATTACGTATGCAGATCAATTAA
- a CDS encoding alpha/beta hydrolase → MKNKLILLALCLWGFQGRAAKVDTIQVFSKAMQKNSPVVVITPDSYDKESSKNYPVIYLLHGYGGNFASWVKTVKSLPALADTYQCLIICPDGAFGSWYFDSPVDPSYKYETYVAEELVKYTDEHYRTIADRAHRAVTGLSMGGHGGLYLGIRHKDTFGAAGSMSGGVDFRPFPKKWDIAQRLGDYSANPDRWYQYTVMAQLPKLKNGDLQIIIDCGVDDFFIDVNRKLHEALIDMKINHDYTERPGKHNWIYWMNSVQYQCLFFSRFFNGDYPVVMNRN, encoded by the coding sequence ATGAAAAACAAGCTAATATTATTAGCCCTCTGTTTATGGGGCTTCCAGGGCCGGGCCGCAAAAGTGGATACAATCCAGGTGTTTAGCAAGGCCATGCAGAAAAATTCCCCGGTAGTGGTAATCACGCCGGACAGTTATGATAAGGAGAGCAGCAAAAATTATCCAGTAATTTACTTGCTGCACGGTTACGGTGGAAATTTCGCGTCCTGGGTGAAAACAGTCAAGTCATTACCTGCTTTGGCTGATACCTATCAATGCCTCATTATTTGTCCCGATGGCGCTTTCGGTTCCTGGTATTTCGATAGCCCCGTAGATCCAAGTTATAAATATGAAACCTACGTGGCCGAAGAGCTCGTAAAATATACGGATGAGCATTACAGGACCATTGCTGATAGGGCGCACCGTGCCGTTACGGGGCTCAGCATGGGCGGACATGGCGGTTTATACCTGGGCATCAGGCATAAAGATACTTTCGGTGCAGCCGGGAGCATGAGCGGCGGGGTAGATTTCAGGCCTTTCCCGAAGAAATGGGATATCGCTCAAAGACTGGGAGATTATAGCGCCAATCCCGATCGGTGGTACCAATACACCGTGATGGCACAATTACCCAAATTGAAGAATGGCGACCTCCAGATAATAATAGATTGCGGGGTAGATGATTTTTTCATCGACGTGAACCGTAAGTTACATGAAGCCTTGATCGACATGAAGATCAACCATGACTATACGGAGCGCCCCGGCAAACATAATTGGATCTATTGGATGAACTCCGTTCAATACCAATGTTTGTTCTTCAGCCGCTTTTTCAACGGGGACTACCCGGTCGTAATGAATCGGAATTAA
- a CDS encoding SPFH domain-containing protein: MEKIIKPVSGYLAFVLAILFVAGSIGCFVMQGYLGEPNGFVIILGIILFILFVFTAKGIMIVNPNHSRVLTFFGKYVGTVKKNGLLWVNPLYRSYNISLRQNNLNGQTLKVNDKMGNPIEIAAVIVWYVSDTYKAAFEVDNYVQYVNVQSEAAVRHLATNCPYDRMEDESAEITLRDGGEKVNELLELELNERLKPAGITVKEARISHLAYAPEIAGAMLQRQQATAIVAARSKIVEGAVGMVEMALEQLSRKQIVHLDEEKKAAMVSNLMVVLCGEKAATPILNTGSLYQ, translated from the coding sequence ATGGAAAAAATTATCAAACCAGTTTCCGGTTATTTGGCTTTTGTTTTAGCCATTTTATTTGTTGCCGGTTCTATCGGCTGTTTCGTGATGCAAGGTTACCTGGGGGAACCTAACGGCTTCGTCATCATCCTGGGTATTATCTTGTTTATCCTATTCGTTTTTACTGCTAAGGGTATCATGATCGTGAACCCGAATCATTCCCGCGTTTTAACCTTCTTCGGTAAATACGTGGGTACCGTGAAGAAAAACGGGCTGCTGTGGGTCAATCCCTTGTACCGCTCATACAACATCTCGCTCCGCCAAAACAACCTCAACGGGCAAACTTTGAAAGTAAATGACAAGATGGGTAACCCGATAGAAATCGCGGCCGTGATCGTTTGGTATGTTAGCGATACATATAAAGCGGCTTTCGAAGTGGACAACTATGTCCAATACGTAAACGTTCAGAGCGAAGCTGCCGTGCGTCACCTGGCCACCAACTGTCCGTACGACCGCATGGAAGACGAAAGCGCGGAAATTACCCTGCGCGATGGTGGTGAAAAAGTGAATGAGCTGTTGGAATTAGAATTAAATGAAAGGCTTAAACCTGCGGGTATCACGGTAAAGGAAGCCAGGATCAGCCACCTCGCCTATGCCCCGGAAATTGCCGGCGCCATGTTGCAACGCCAGCAAGCAACCGCGATCGTGGCAGCGCGCTCTAAAATTGTAGAAGGCGCTGTGGGCATGGTGGAAATGGCCTTAGAGCAACTTTCAAGAAAACAAATCGTGCATTTGGATGAAGAGAAAAAAGCTGCCATGGTAAGTAACCTGATGGTTGTTTTATGCGGCGAAAAAGCAGCGACACCCATTTTAAATACAGGCTCCTTGTATCAATAG